The Pseudomonas extremaustralis genome contains a region encoding:
- a CDS encoding polyamine ABC transporter substrate-binding protein — MKAIALLPLMLVASLGQAAETVKIYNWSSYIAPDTTKNFQKQTGIGFSYDVYDSNETLDGKLMTGNSGYDVVFPSNHFMARQIQGGALKKLDKSQLPNWKNLNPVLLKALENNDPGNAHGFPYLWGSTGIGYNIDKVKAVLGDNAPVDSWDLIFKPEYMEKLSKCGVAILDNGPELLPIALNYLGLPPHSKKPDDYKKAEALLMKVRPYVAYFHSSKYTGDLANGDICVAVGFSGDVLQAESRAKEAKNGVKIGYQIPKEGAAIWFDMVAMPADAPDEKAGYAFMNYLLEPQVMADITNSVHYANGNSAADSLVDPEIKADTKIYPSEAMMGKLFALEAMPLNIDRVRTRVWNTIRTGR; from the coding sequence ATGAAAGCCATTGCCCTGTTGCCCTTGATGTTGGTGGCCTCTCTCGGCCAGGCCGCCGAGACGGTGAAAATCTACAACTGGTCCAGCTACATCGCCCCGGACACCACGAAGAATTTCCAGAAGCAGACCGGGATCGGTTTCAGCTATGACGTGTATGACAGCAACGAGACCCTCGATGGCAAGCTGATGACCGGTAATTCGGGCTATGACGTGGTGTTTCCGTCCAACCACTTCATGGCCCGCCAGATCCAGGGCGGCGCCTTGAAGAAACTCGACAAGAGCCAGTTGCCCAATTGGAAAAACCTCAACCCGGTGCTACTCAAGGCCCTGGAAAACAACGATCCGGGCAATGCCCACGGCTTCCCGTACCTGTGGGGCAGTACCGGCATCGGCTACAACATCGACAAGGTCAAGGCCGTACTGGGCGATAACGCGCCGGTGGACTCCTGGGACCTGATCTTCAAGCCCGAGTACATGGAAAAACTCAGCAAATGCGGGGTGGCGATCCTGGACAACGGCCCGGAATTGCTGCCTATCGCGCTCAATTACCTGGGGCTGCCGCCCCACAGCAAGAAACCCGATGACTATAAAAAAGCCGAGGCGCTGCTGATGAAAGTACGGCCCTATGTGGCGTACTTTCATTCCTCGAAATACACCGGCGACCTGGCCAATGGCGACATCTGCGTGGCCGTCGGCTTCTCCGGCGACGTGCTGCAGGCCGAAAGCCGCGCCAAGGAAGCCAAGAATGGCGTGAAGATCGGCTACCAGATTCCCAAGGAAGGCGCGGCGATCTGGTTCGACATGGTGGCCATGCCCGCCGATGCGCCGGACGAGAAGGCCGGTTACGCATTCATGAACTACCTGCTGGAGCCGCAAGTGATGGCGGACATCACCAACTCGGTGCACTACGCCAACGGTAACAGCGCCGCCGACAGCCTGGTGGACCCTGAGATCAAGGCCGACACCAAGATCTACCCGAGCGAAGCGATGATGGGCAAGCTGTTCGCGCTGGAAGCCATGCCGCTGAATATCGACCGGGTGCGTACACGGGTGTGGAACACCATTCGCACGGGGCGGTGA
- a CDS encoding cupin domain-containing protein, with protein MSITQFKDTLNTHLPDSAPVAVPLGEPVAVASTLSVERNDGVETGIWECTPGRWRRQIKSQEFCHFIQGRCTFTPDNGETLHIQAGDALMLPANSTGIWDIQETVRKTYVLIL; from the coding sequence ATGAGCATCACGCAATTCAAAGACACGCTGAATACCCATCTGCCGGACTCCGCGCCGGTGGCCGTGCCCTTGGGCGAACCGGTGGCCGTAGCCTCGACCTTGAGTGTCGAGCGCAACGACGGTGTGGAAACCGGCATCTGGGAATGCACGCCGGGGCGCTGGCGCCGGCAGATCAAATCCCAGGAGTTTTGCCACTTTATCCAGGGGCGCTGCACTTTCACCCCTGACAACGGTGAAACCCTTCACATACAAGCCGGCGATGCACTGATGTTGCCAGCCAACAGCACCGGAATCTGGGATATCCAGGAAACCGTGCGCAAGACCTACGTATTGATTCTGTAA
- a CDS encoding NAD(P)/FAD-dependent oxidoreductase, with product MPAWRNISLWMDQLDDPLVARPALEHDLDVNVAIIGAGFTGLWTAYYLKRQAPELNIAIIEAQTAGFGASGRNGGWLMGNLLGEDRLLAGLAPEQRRASFDLLHAIPDEVAQVLAREGIDCDYRKGGALYCAARYPEQESSLRRYLDALYAQGLTEADYRWLSPQQLAEQIRIARPYGGIHAPHVATIHPAKLVRGLARVVEGMGVTLYENSPVTHWQSGSLRTAKANVRAAWVVPAVEGYATTLPPLGQYQLPVQSLIVATEPLPASTWDEIGLSQGQAFGESSRQVTYGQRSADNRLVFGARGGYQFAGRLRHNFDLTDSEVELRRYLFGELFPQLKQVRITHSWGGNLGMSRNFRPHMLCDHRTGIALSGGYGGEGVGATNLGGRTLADLILGRDTALTHQPWVIHDRGLEALRAWEPEPCRWLGYNAIIRSFVHEDKVLANPNTAPWRRKLATGVAGFMEGFMH from the coding sequence CGGCATGGCGCAATATCAGTTTATGGATGGACCAGTTGGACGACCCGCTGGTGGCGCGGCCGGCCCTCGAGCATGACCTGGACGTCAACGTGGCCATTATCGGCGCCGGTTTCACCGGGCTATGGACCGCCTACTACCTGAAGCGCCAGGCGCCCGAACTGAATATCGCGATTATCGAAGCGCAGACCGCCGGTTTTGGCGCGTCGGGTCGTAACGGTGGCTGGCTGATGGGCAATCTGCTGGGGGAAGACCGTCTATTGGCCGGCCTGGCACCTGAACAGCGCCGCGCCTCGTTTGACCTGTTGCACGCTATCCCCGACGAAGTGGCCCAGGTGCTGGCCCGCGAAGGCATCGACTGTGACTACCGCAAGGGCGGGGCCCTGTATTGCGCGGCGCGTTACCCCGAGCAGGAAAGCAGCCTGCGCCGCTACCTGGATGCGCTCTATGCCCAAGGCCTGACGGAAGCCGACTACCGCTGGCTCAGCCCGCAGCAACTGGCCGAGCAAATCCGCATCGCCCGGCCCTATGGTGGGATCCATGCACCCCATGTCGCCACGATCCACCCGGCCAAGCTGGTACGCGGTCTGGCGCGGGTCGTTGAGGGCATGGGCGTGACCCTCTATGAAAACAGTCCCGTCACCCATTGGCAGTCCGGCAGCCTGCGCACCGCCAAGGCCAATGTGCGCGCCGCATGGGTGGTGCCAGCCGTCGAGGGCTATGCCACTACCTTGCCGCCTTTGGGCCAATACCAACTGCCGGTGCAAAGCCTGATCGTCGCCACCGAGCCGTTGCCCGCCAGCACGTGGGACGAAATCGGCTTGAGCCAGGGGCAGGCCTTCGGCGAAAGCAGTCGCCAGGTCACCTACGGGCAGCGCTCGGCAGACAATCGCCTGGTGTTCGGTGCCCGTGGCGGTTACCAGTTTGCCGGCAGGTTACGTCATAACTTCGATTTGACCGACAGCGAGGTCGAGCTGCGTCGCTACCTGTTCGGCGAACTCTTCCCACAATTGAAGCAGGTGCGGATCACCCATTCCTGGGGCGGCAACCTGGGCATGTCGCGCAACTTCCGTCCCCACATGCTGTGCGATCACAGGACCGGTATCGCGCTGTCCGGCGGCTACGGCGGGGAGGGCGTCGGCGCGACCAACCTGGGCGGTCGCACCCTGGCCGACCTGATTCTTGGCCGTGACACCGCGCTGACCCACCAACCCTGGGTGATTCACGACCGTGGCCTGGAGGCGCTCAGAGCCTGGGAGCCCGAGCCCTGCCGCTGGCTGGGTTACAACGCGATCATTCGTAGTTTTGTCCATGAAGACAAGGTGCTGGCCAACCCCAACACCGCTCCCTGGCGGCGCAAGTTGGCGACCGGCGTGGCCGGGTTCATGGAAGGTTTCATGCACTGA